A genome region from Pelodiscus sinensis isolate JC-2024 chromosome 27, ASM4963464v1, whole genome shotgun sequence includes the following:
- the LAD1 gene encoding ladinin-1, producing MSRSRKNWSALSSLTRQWTLEDEEEQARERRRRDRQLSSTTDPEEETPSPAPNTNKPALERLRSLEKAEPPAAATAEEAEPPAAATAEEAVPERKLTEVLRPPGIRRQRRLVESSGNLNQEKEQLENCRKPNPGASRLEAALPQGSAQDGKGLPGLRSQGPAQDSTGPTVKQHPESAPEQKALAGEQQGGPARDEKDLRGDKPRGQPLAVRDQPQGSAQEQRDRSHLEMKIQCKPSSHVERKTSSLAMPPSSQQGTAKIRLRALESAGAPSTQDGPRVSSVASPTQLTYSSSFKRVSPRTVSFRVMSRKDQEDNVFTRSASMRLPANKIEEKLEKYASAVQRSEVKSSLLRNVPPSSEGVASKRSIFEASKADPVPVRKESLRLPGLVTSRINLWISRTEEPSQDGRTKDTGKTDGVPRRGPWAKQHSDASTDTRL from the exons ATGTCCCGCAGCAGGAAGAACTGGTCTGCGCTCTCCAG CCTGACCAGGCAGTGGACCCTGGAGGATGAGGAGGAACAAGCGCGGGAACGCCGCCGGCGAGATCGCCAGCTGAGCTCCACCACCGACCCGGAGGAGGaaaccccctcccccgcgcccaACACCAACAAGCCGGCGCTGGAgag GCTACGGAGCCTGGAGAAGGCGGAGCCGCCAGCTGCAGCCACGGCAGAGGAGGCGGAGCCGCCAGCTGCAGCCACGGCAGAGGAGGCGGTGCCCGAACGGAAGCTCACAGAGGTGCTGAGGCCTCCGGGGATCAGGCGGCAGAGGCGGCTGGTGGAGAGCTCCGGAAACCTCAACCAGGAGAAGGAGCAGCTGGAGAACTGCAGGAAGCCCAACCCGGGAGCCAGCCGCCTGgaggcagccctgccccagggctcgGCCCAGGATGGGAAAGGCCTGCCAGGGCTGAGGTCCCAGGGGCCGGCCCAGGATTCGACGGGCCCGACGGTGAAGCAGCATCCGGAATCGGCTCCGGAGCAGAAGGCCCTGGCAGGAGAGCAGCAAGGGGGGCCAGCGCGGGATGAGAAGGACCTGAGAGGTGACAAACCCCGTGGGCAGCCGCTGGCAGTGAGGGACCAGCCCCAGGGATCGGCGCAGGAGCAGAGAGACCGAAGTCACCTGGAGATGAAAATCCAATGCAAGCCCAGCAGCCATGTGGAACGGAAAACGAGCTCCCTGGCTatgcccccctccagccagcag GGTACAGCAAAGATTCGCCTCCGGGCTCTGGAGTCAGCTGgggccccttccacccaagatgGACCCAGAGTCTCCTCGGTCGCTTCCCCGACTCAGCTCACCTACAGCAGCTCGTTCAAACGCGTCAGCCCGAGGACCGTCTCGTTCCGG GTGATGTCCAGAAAAGACCAGGAAGACAACGTGTTCACCAGAAG tgccagcatgAGACTCCCAGCCAACAAGATtgaggagaaactggagaaatacGCCTCGGCCGTGCAG CGCTCTGAGGTGAAGTCGTCCCTGCTGAGAAACGTCCCTCCTTCCTCGGAGGGTGTGGCCAGCAAGCGCAGCATCTTCGAGGCCAGCAAAGCCGACCCAGTTCCTGTCAGAAAG GAGAGCTTGAGGCTCCCGGGCTTGGTGACCTCTCGCATCAACCTCTGGATAAGCAGGACCGAGGAGCCCAGCCAGGATGGAAGAACCAAG GACACTGGGAAAACGGACGGCGTGCCAAGGCGCGGCCCCTGGGCCAAGCAGCACAGCGACGCCTCCACCGACACCCGG